Within the Acidipropionibacterium acidipropionici genome, the region CCACGTGGACCGGGCGGCCGTTGACGGTTCCGCGGCCGGTCACCACGCCGTCGGCGGGCACCTCGGCGGTGTCCATCCCGAAGAGGCTGGTGCGGTGCTCACGGAAGGCGCCGACCTCGTCGAAGGAGTGCTCGTCGAGGAGGTTGTCGATCCGCTCGCGGGCGGTCTGCTTGCCCTTGTCGCGCTGCTTCTGGAGGCGCTTCTCGCCACCTCCGAGCTCAATCTTGTGACGCTGTTCGGTCAGCTGCTCGAGACGACCTTCCATCGTCTCGGCGAGCTTGACGCGCTTCTTGTTAGCCATGATCGGCAATCACCCTCACGCAGGCTCGACGGTCACGTCGTGGCTGCGGCCACCGACCGTGACGCTGTAATTGACCGGACCGGAGACGGACGTCGATCCGTTGCCCTCGGCCTCGGCCTTCATCTGGGCCTCGGTCATCGCGACGCTCTTGGGGCCCTGCGGGCGCTCCTTGAAGAACTTCGGGGCGACTCCCGGGAACAGGGCGTTGGTGAGCACGTCCTCGTCGGATCCGTCGAAGCCCTCGAGCTCGGCGGACTGCTTGACCAGGTCGTCCCACTCGTTATCGATGAGATCGGCCGGGCGCACGTCGATCGGCTTCTTGCCGGTCTGCTTCTCGGCCATCTTGATGAGCTCGGGGTTGAGCTCGCCGACCGGCTTGCCGTAGTAGCCGAGCATCAGGTCGGCGAACTCGGCGGTCAGGTTCTTGTAGGAGCCGTTGCCCATCAGGACGTTGAACACGGCCTGGGTGCCGACGATCTGGGAGGACGGGGTGACCAGGGGCGGGTAGCCGGCATCCTTGCGGACGCGCGGCACCTCCTTCATGACCTCGTCGGTGCGGTCCGAGGCGCCCTGGGCGGCCAGCTGGGACTCCATGTTGGAGAGCATGCCGCCGGGGATCTGGGACTGGAAGATGTTGGTGTTGACCAGGGTCTTCGACTCGAACTTCTTGTACTTCGGGCGGACCTTCTTGAAGTGGTCGCGGATCTTGATGAGGCGATCCATGTCCAGGCCGGTCTCGTAGCCGGTGCCCTCGAGCATCTCGACCAGGGACTCGGTCGGGTTGTGGCCCGGCCCCAGCGACATCGAGGAGATGGCGGTGTCGACGACGTCGACGCCTGCCTCGATGGCCTTCATGAGGGTCACCAGGGTGACGCCGGTGGTGGAGTGGCAGTGCAGGTTGATCTGCACGTCGGGGTGGTTCTCCTTGATGCCCTTGATGATGTCGTAGGCGGGCTGCGGCTTCAGCAGGGCGGCCATGTCCTTGAAGGCGATGGAGTCGGCGCCCATGTCGATGAGGCGGTCGGCCTGCTTGACGAAGCTCTCCGGGGTGTGGATTGGGGAGGTGGTGTAGCAGATCGTGCCCTGGGCGTGCTTGCCGGTCTTCTTGACGGCGGCCATCGCGCGCTCGAGGTTGCGGGGATCGTTGAGGGCGTCGAAGACACGGAAGACGTCCATGCCGTTCTCGGCCGACTTCTCGACGAACTTGTCGACGACGTC harbors:
- a CDS encoding methylmalonyl-CoA carboxytransferase subunit 5S → MSPRKIGVTELALRDAHQSLIATRMSMEDMVDACADIDAAGYWSAECWGGATFDSCIRFLNEDPWERLRTFRKLMPNTRLQMLLRGQNLLGYRHYGDDVVDKFVEKSAENGMDVFRVFDALNDPRNLERAMAAVKKTGKHAQGTICYTTSPIHTPESFVKQADRLIDMGADSIAFKDMAALLKPQPAYDIIKGIKENHPDVQINLHCHSTTGVTLVTLMKAIEAGVDVVDTAISSMSLGPGHNPTESLVEMLEGTGYETGLDMDRLIKIRDHFKKVRPKYKKFESKTLVNTNIFQSQIPGGMLSNMESQLAAQGASDRTDEVMKEVPRVRKDAGYPPLVTPSSQIVGTQAVFNVLMGNGSYKNLTAEFADLMLGYYGKPVGELNPELIKMAEKQTGKKPIDVRPADLIDNEWDDLVKQSAELEGFDGSDEDVLTNALFPGVAPKFFKERPQGPKSVAMTEAQMKAEAEGNGSTSVSGPVNYSVTVGGRSHDVTVEPA